DNA sequence from the Salvelinus alpinus chromosome 7, SLU_Salpinus.1, whole genome shotgun sequence genome:
TTCAGCACCTGCTATGCTGTGAACTCCTTGGTGACCTCTATTGATTCTATTGAGACCTTTTTTGTCTCTCGCTCCTTACTGAGATATTTTGCTCCACTTGTTTGAGAGGATCTAAGAGGACCTTATTGGGTTTGGAAGGTGTTTGATTTCTCTCTATACCCTGGTGGAACTACAGGACCATGGCCATGAAGGAGACCATTCTGCCCATCAGCGAGGTGTCTGGCCCGGCCCCGTTGCCCTACCCGGAGGTAGTGGAGCTCAACGTGGGTGGCCAGGTGTATGTCACGAAGCGCTCCACCCTGGTCAGCGTGCCCGACACCACCCTGCACGCCATGTTCACCCGGTGCCCGCCACGGGAGCTGCCAAGGGACAGCCGCGGGCGCTTCTTTATCGACCGCGATGGATTCCTGTTCCGCTACGTGCTGGACTTCCTGCGAGACCGCCAGCTGGTGCTGCCCGACCACTTCCCTGAACGTGAGCGCCTGCAGAGGGAAGCCGAGCACTTCCAGCTGGGCGAACTGCTGCGCCTCCTGGGGCCCCGGGTGGGTTCCAAGCAGGGCTCCATGAATGATGAAGGCTGCCACAGCGATATTGAGGAGAGCTCACAAAGCAGTGAGTACCCCACAGGTCGTACCTTGACTTCCTCGGACAAGAGGTCAGGGTTCATCACCATCGGCTACAGGGGATCCTACACCACGGTGCGGGACAACCAAGCCGATGCCAAGTTCCGACGCGTGGCCAGGATCATGGTGTGTGGACGCATCGCTCTGGCCAAAGAGGTGTTTGGGGAAACACTGAACGAGAGCCGGGACCCAGACCGGCCACCGGAGAAGTACACGTCAAGGTTTTACCTCAAGTTTACCTACTTGGAGCAGGCATTTGACCGGCTTTCTGAGGCGGGCTTTACAATGGTGGCTTGTAATTCCACGGGAACAGCCGCTTTTGTCAACCAGTACAGGGACGACAAAATCTGGAGCAGCTATACGGAGTACATCTTCTTCAGTAAGTGCAATATGACTTCTCACGCATTCACTAGCATACATTTTGGAAAAGTGGGTCCAACATGTTTTGTCAGGTTTTAGTATTGTGTCAAATTTCGCTTCACAAGTGAAATGATTGAATGGATTATTTGCCTACCTATTTTGACTTGGATTGAATACATTTTCCTCTACGGGGTTCAAAGTAATCATTACCAGCTTCTTCACTTTCCTTTAGAACATCCTCCCTGTTCCTCTAATCAGATTTTGACATGTTTTCCAAATCACAATAGATGGGTAAAAGTGAGAATGGATTAGAGAGAAAGGTGTGTAGGACAGTAACATATAGGGCTCTATTTTGACAAAGTCTTAGCACTGGCGGTAGGCTATACGTTCGGGCGAGTATCAGAAATATTTTTGCTAATTTCACAACCAGAATTATGGGTGCAATAGCTGACGGTGGCGTGAAAGGCCTGGGTTTTGATTAATAAACAAGTTTTGGGTGTTTCAAGGCTTGAcacctcactggccaatcagaacatgcACCATGGCTAAaaatgtggttgcttcaagtcgtgtatttacggtcttttatgtattgcattgtcatcaactccaatACGAATATTAGTCTGTTAAAGCCTAGTTCGTTGAATTGCCTGCCCCATATTTGCTAAATATGTTGAACATATTTGCAGTCACATTATTGTAATTGCATTGCTCGATATGGAAATACATGAATAAACATAGGCTATAGCATTCACACTCATATAGAGGGTatgccagaggaggctggtgggaggagctataggaggacatgcTCATTGTAAAGGCTGGATTGGAATAAATGAAATGGTATGAAACAAATCAAACATATGTAAGCCATGTTTACATTAaacattaattccattccagccattacaatgagcctgtccccctatagctccttccaccagcctcATCTGGGCTAAGCCCACTGTAAATTGCAGTTTGGACATGCCAAACATAGTCAATAAGCAATATTAAATTCACTAGAGAGGAGGTCAAGAGGAgtggccctgggagtgtggtgccaggaaaataacctctcacccaatgtcaacaaaactaaggagctgatcgtggacttaagGAAacggcagagggagcacccccctatccacatcaacggtacagcagtggagaaggtggagagcttcaagttccttggcgtacacatcactgacaaactgaaatggtccacccacacagacagtgtggtgaagaaggtgcagcagtgactcttcaaactcaggaggctgaagaaatttggtttggcacctaaaaccctcacaaagatcatcaaggacaacaaccacccgagccactgcctgttcacctcgctatcatccagaaggcgaggtcagtacaggtgcatcaaagctgggacagagagactgaaaaacagcaatcactagcacattagaggctgctgcctatatacatacacttgaaatcactggccactttaataatggaacactagttactttaataatgtttacatattttgcattactcttctcatatgtatatactgtattctatcctattctactggtatcttagtctatgccactgacattgctcatccaaatatatatatatatattcttaattccattcctttacttcagattgtgtgtattgttaggtattacttgttagatattactgcactgttggagctagaaacacatgtatttcgctacacccgcaataacatctgctaaacacgtgtatgtgacaaataaaatttgatttgattttgaatatcGATAAGGCCTAAAAAAGACAGTGTATGATAATAAACAAATtcagaaaaaaactaaacaacttgttttaaataggtTGTTTGAATACGGTTACAGATATCCTAATTGCTCCCCCGCACATAATACAGACAAGGCAACAtagactatggagggttttacgCACATCCAACAATTCACAGGAGCTGGACAAAGATGCAATATAAAGACAAAGGGGGAATGTCCACTCACTGTTATACTGCTcataaatgtaatgttttataaaCATCATGGAACCATCCTATAGGTCATATTTGCACTTCTCCAGAAATAGCAGATGAAATTGCATTGCATTCAAGCCATGTATGTTCTCAACATAAACCCACTGACGGTGAATCTTTCTAATAAGTTTTAAGTCAAATTAAACGAAAAACAATCAATCAGTTTTTTAAAACATCAACTATATTTTTAAACAGGATCAGGTCAGAAGCATGATATCATAAATCACATCTCTCGTTCCATGAGCATAAGGTAATGTATGCACACGTAGGCCTAAGGGCTCATTGGTAGGAGGCATGAATGTTTGTCCTACACATTTACGATCAAAGTTTATTAAATAGTATACAGTAACCATAGAATAGGCCTAGTTATAACAAACTTGTAGCCTATCAAGTTTTTTGTATTGGCTTCAACATGGAAATATTAGTCCACACACGTTGCATTCGTATTTCAAAAGTGTACTGCATGTTCAAGCCATGGACAATTGGACATTGCCCAAATGTTATAATAAGATTAGTCTACCATTAGCCTGCCATCCCATTATTTGACAGGTCTAATAGGCTAGTGGAAGATGCAATTGTTTTTACCAAATTAAAAAGGAAAAGCAATAAGAAGTCTATTGTAATAACTTGATGACGCCGTtgtacgggctcctaaccaactgtgctattttgtttgttttttcacattgtttgtaactcatgttgtacataatgttgctgctaccgtctcttatgaccgaaaagagcttctggacatcagaacagcgattacttacctcgaactggacaaagattgtTTCTTTAATGAGTTTGatgcaaaggatatactgctttgtcaagacaaggcccaaatccctgtcatcagcgtgaagaaaagacagagaaaaggGGGAGGAGTACCTTGTAAGAAAACCACCACTACCCtccgtattattggccaacgtgcaatcattggaaaacaaactggatgattaagactatcctaccaacagggCATTAAagactgtaatatcttatgtttcaccgagacgtggctgaacgacgacacggaatATATTGAGCTGGCTGGCTTCttcgtgcatcggcaggacagagcagctacgtctggtggTAAGACGAGAGAcgggtgtgtgtgtctatttgtcaactaCTGCTGGCGCGCGATATCTaattgtaacggtgttcctcctcctcttcatacgaagaggaggagtagtgattcgaccaaggcgcagcgttgtgatatgacatgatgatatttatttaaacaagacaaaacgaactatacttgacaactaaacaaaataacaaaccgaatgtagacagacttggaccacgaacttacatgaaacacgaagaacgaacgaacaagtacttactacaaacaaaacgacgaacgaacgaaacagtcccgtatggtgcaacatcgacacagacacaggagacaacaacccacaaacaaacagtgtgaaaacacctaccttaatatggctctcaatcagaggaaatgaaaaccacctgcctctaattgagagccatatcaggtcaccctttaaaccaacatagaaacagaaaacatagactgcccacccaaactcacgtcctgaccaactaacacatacaaaactaacagaaaacaggtcaggaacgtgacactaatattaaagaagtctcgaggtattgctcgcctgagaaTACATcataataagctgtagaccacactatctaccaagagaattctcatttatattattcgtagccgtctatttaccaccacaaaccgatgctggcactaagactgcactcaatgagctgtataaggccataagcaaacaacaaaatgctcatccagaagaggCGCTCCTAGTTGCCGccgactttaatgcaggcaaactaaaTCCATTATAacaaatttctaccagcatgtcacatgtgcaaccagaggaaaaaaactctagaccacctttactccacacacagggaTGCACACAAAACTCCCCCTcaacctccatttggcaaatctgaccataattctatgctcctgattcctgcttacaagcaaaaactaaagcaggaagtaccagtgacttgctcaatacggaagtggtcagatgatgcggatgctacgctacaggactgttttgctagcacagactggaatatgttctgggattcatccaatggcattgaggagtataccacctcagtcaccggcttcatcgacgacgtcgtccccacagtgaccatacgta
Encoded proteins:
- the LOC139580171 gene encoding BTB/POZ domain-containing protein KCTD8-like isoform X1, encoding MAMKETILPISEVSGPAPLPYPEVVELNVGGQVYVTKRSTLVSVPDTTLHAMFTRCPPRELPRDSRGRFFIDRDGFLFRYVLDFLRDRQLVLPDHFPERERLQREAEHFQLGELLRLLGPRVGSKQGSMNDEGCHSDIEESSQSSEYPTGRTLTSSDKRSGFITIGYRGSYTTVRDNQADAKFRRVARIMVCGRIALAKEVFGETLNESRDPDRPPEKYTSRFYLKFTYLEQAFDRLSEAGFTMVACNSTGTAAFVNQYRDDKIWSSYTEYIFFRPASKIVSPKQDCEERQKDKLGTDKGSESGTSLNELSTSSSETHSEATSPQDGPNLGGGGGGGSLAPCGALQSVSRQPSTLTLGRPSKKGSSVQWMQLPDRRRNSELFQPLMGREGGLSRKKNTERPSAEEEMKQCIQDFNNIKIPQAFPERKRQWQSELLQKYGL
- the LOC139580171 gene encoding BTB/POZ domain-containing protein KCTD8-like isoform X2 produces the protein MAMKETILPISEVSGPAPLPYPEVVELNVGGQVYVTKRSTLVSVPDTTLHAMFTRCPPRELPRDSRGRFFIDRDGFLFRYVLDFLRDRQLVLPDHFPERERLQREAEHFQLGELLRLLGPRVGSKQGSMNDEGCHSDIEESSQSSEYPTGRTLTSSDKRSGFITIGYRGSYTTVRDNQADAKFRRVARIMVCGRIALAKEVFGETLNESRDPDRPPEKYTSRFYLKFTYLEQAFDRLSEAGFTMVACNSTGTAAFVNQYRDDKIWSSYTEYIFFRADRGLKETAEGAPPYPHQRYSSGEGGELQVPWRTHH